A region of Gemmatimonadaceae bacterium DNA encodes the following proteins:
- a CDS encoding histidinol-phosphate aminotransferase family protein, whose product MSERLAFARALYDGVPLYDPKRTPVALDLTDNTNLWGMPPVAERTWREMPVARITRYPSLYAAELKEALATFVGTTPDRLVTGCGSDDILDSAMRAFGEPGSVVASPEPSFAMIPIFAQMNGLRYVGVTERADQQPDLDALLAANPRILYLCSPNNPTGALVARDTIERAVREMDARGGVVFLDEAYAEFAGVSAVDLANRTSNLLVIRTMSKAFGLAGLRVGYGIGAPALVRDVEKSRGPYKLNAMAEQIALAALREDMAWVRTHVALAVENRDRLAAALRTRGYAPLPSAANYVCVPVRNAVAVGQALRARGVAARPFEGLPHVGDTLRISVGPWELLEQFLAAFHAATAEVNP is encoded by the coding sequence ATGAGCGAGCGGTTGGCCTTTGCGCGCGCGCTGTACGACGGCGTGCCGCTCTACGACCCCAAGCGCACCCCGGTCGCGCTCGACCTCACCGACAACACGAACCTGTGGGGGATGCCGCCGGTCGCGGAACGCACCTGGCGGGAGATGCCGGTGGCGCGCATCACGCGCTATCCGTCGCTCTATGCGGCGGAACTCAAGGAGGCGCTCGCGACCTTCGTGGGGACGACGCCCGATCGGCTCGTGACCGGCTGTGGCTCCGACGACATCCTCGACAGCGCCATGCGCGCCTTCGGGGAACCGGGCAGTGTGGTGGCGAGCCCCGAGCCGAGCTTCGCGATGATTCCCATCTTCGCGCAGATGAATGGGCTCCGCTACGTCGGCGTGACCGAACGCGCCGATCAGCAGCCCGATCTCGACGCGCTGCTCGCCGCGAACCCGCGCATTCTCTATCTCTGTTCGCCCAATAATCCCACCGGCGCGCTGGTGGCCCGTGACACGATCGAGCGCGCGGTGCGGGAGATGGACGCGCGCGGCGGCGTGGTCTTTCTCGACGAAGCGTACGCGGAGTTCGCGGGCGTGTCGGCGGTGGATCTCGCCAACCGCACGAGCAACCTGCTCGTGATTCGCACGATGTCCAAGGCGTTCGGCCTCGCTGGCCTGCGCGTGGGCTACGGCATCGGCGCGCCGGCACTCGTGCGCGACGTGGAGAAATCGCGCGGGCCGTACAAGCTCAACGCGATGGCTGAACAGATCGCACTCGCCGCGCTCCGCGAAGACATGGCATGGGTGCGCACGCACGTCGCGCTGGCCGTCGAGAACCGCGACCGCCTCGCGGCGGCACTGCGCACGCGCGGCTACGCGCCACTCCCCTCGGCGGCCAACTATGTGTGCGTGCCGGTCCGCAACGCCGTCGCGGTGGGGCAGGCACTGCGCGCCCGTGGGGTGGCAGCGCGCCCGTTCGAAGGCTTGCCGCATGTGGGTGACACGCTGCGCATCTCGGTGGGCCCGTGGGAGCTGCTCGAGCAGTTCCTCGCGGCCTTCCATGCCGCCACGGCGGAGGTGAATCCGTGA
- the hisH gene encoding imidazole glycerol phosphate synthase subunit HisH, translating into MSEVDTAPLHVAVFDYGAGNLHSLVKALEAGGATVRVDTDAARAVVDTDAVVLPGVGAFAPAAERLASGREAMRDALLGGLPALGICLGMQLFFDGSDEGPGAGLGIVPGQVQKLTAARIPQIGWNGLSDVSEPLLREAQMAVAYYANSFVGRPTANGLPYVTAWSEHEGDRFPAAVRRANVVGTQFHPEKSSAPGVAFVKAFLNMARARRYGSRSST; encoded by the coding sequence GTGAGCGAAGTAGACACTGCGCCGTTGCACGTCGCCGTCTTTGACTACGGCGCGGGCAATCTGCATTCGCTGGTAAAGGCGCTCGAAGCCGGCGGCGCCACCGTGCGGGTCGATACCGATGCCGCCCGCGCCGTGGTGGACACCGATGCCGTCGTCCTCCCCGGCGTGGGAGCGTTCGCGCCCGCCGCCGAGCGTCTCGCGAGTGGTCGCGAGGCCATGCGCGACGCGCTGCTGGGTGGCCTGCCGGCCCTCGGCATCTGCCTCGGTATGCAGCTCTTCTTCGACGGCAGCGATGAAGGACCGGGCGCGGGGCTCGGCATCGTCCCCGGTCAGGTGCAGAAGCTCACCGCCGCCCGCATCCCCCAGATCGGGTGGAACGGTCTCTCCGACGTCTCGGAGCCGCTGCTGCGCGAGGCGCAGATGGCGGTGGCCTACTACGCGAACAGCTTCGTGGGGCGCCCCACGGCAAACGGCCTCCCTTACGTAACGGCGTGGAGCGAACACGAAGGCGATCGCTTCCCGGCCGCCGTGCGGCGCGCGAACGTGGTGGGGACGCAGTTTCACCCCGAAAAGTCGAGCGCCCCGGGTGTGGCGTTCGTGAAGGCCTTCCTGAACATGGCGCGGGCGCGCCGCTACGGCTCGAGGAGCAGCACATGA
- the hisG gene encoding ATP phosphoribosyltransferase, with amino-acid sequence MLRIALPNKGRLSEDTRELFNDAGLEVRSSGDRALTASLGGEFEAIFVRAQDIPEFVADGAADVGVTGWDLVNESGRELTSHLDLGFGKCRLVVAAKDDSGIRSVEDIGANGKTVRVATVFPNITRRFFADAGRPVEVVPVSGAAEIAPHLGIADVVVDLTSTGSTLRVNGLREIETVLRSSAHLITAKGFPPPGANDRGRDLDDLVTALASVIRARGQRYLMANVPRASLDAVRGVLPGLNGPTVIDIAESETFVAVHAVVSAATIYRTISQLRGIGAEGILVTRIERLVP; translated from the coding sequence ATGCTCCGCATCGCCCTGCCCAACAAGGGCCGTCTCTCCGAAGACACCCGCGAACTCTTCAATGACGCCGGCCTCGAGGTCCGCTCCTCGGGCGACCGCGCCCTCACCGCGTCGCTTGGCGGGGAGTTCGAGGCCATTTTCGTCCGCGCCCAGGACATCCCGGAGTTCGTCGCCGACGGCGCCGCCGATGTGGGCGTGACGGGGTGGGATCTGGTCAACGAATCGGGGCGGGAGCTCACCTCCCATCTGGATCTGGGCTTCGGGAAGTGCCGTCTGGTGGTGGCCGCCAAGGACGACAGCGGCATCCGCTCAGTCGAGGACATCGGGGCCAACGGCAAGACCGTTCGGGTGGCAACCGTCTTCCCGAACATCACGCGCCGCTTCTTTGCCGACGCCGGCCGCCCGGTCGAGGTCGTGCCGGTGTCCGGCGCCGCCGAGATCGCCCCGCACCTGGGGATCGCCGACGTCGTCGTGGACCTGACGTCCACGGGGTCGACCCTGCGGGTGAACGGCCTGCGCGAGATCGAGACGGTGCTGCGCTCCTCCGCCCACCTGATCACCGCCAAGGGCTTCCCGCCCCCGGGTGCCAACGACCGCGGCCGCGATCTCGACGACCTGGTCACCGCCCTCGCCTCGGTGATCCGGGCCCGGGGGCAGCGCTACCTCATGGCCAACGTCCCCCGCGCCTCGCTCGACGCCGTGCGCGGGGTGCTCCCCGGGCTCAACGGCCCGACCGTCATCGATATCGCCGAATCCGAGACGTTCGTCGCGGTGCACGCCGTCGTCAGCGCCGCCACCATCTATCGCACCATCTCCCAGCTCCGGGGCATCGGCGCCGAGGGCATCCTCGTGACACGCATCGAGAGGCTCGTCCCGTGA
- the hisD gene encoding histidinol dehydrogenase, whose translation MSAAPPNDGRVAGRLALRARGPVADLTPDTRRALVDRSSTTDATVRIRTTAIIEEVRKNGDEALRRFARDFDRVALASLEVPRAAWTEALDRLDPGLRRSLERSARNIAAVHEAFRPQATHCSPEPGIVVGRRPDPLARVGIYAPGGRAAYPSSLLMGAVPARVADVGEVIVCSPPGPDGRPSEVVLAAAALAGVDRVFALGGAGAIAAMALGTATVPRVDRIMGPGNAWVAEAKLQLVSHVAIDSPAGPSELLVLADASADATAIAREMMAQAEHDPDAAVITVLVKSAGPVGALAIAIEKALDAQLATAPRADIVRASLAARGGIVWFDTLAEGIAFANEWAAEHLLLVVNEAERADTLAQLRSAGTIFVGASSSVAYGDYMTGANHVLPTAGAGRSYSGLSTLDFVRWTTWQEVSPAAAAALADDVGRFADAEGLPAHAAAARAWEAAR comes from the coding sequence GTGAGTGCGGCGCCTCCAAACGACGGGCGCGTGGCCGGCCGGCTCGCGTTGCGCGCCCGGGGCCCCGTCGCCGATCTGACCCCGGACACGCGGCGGGCGCTGGTGGACCGGTCGTCCACCACCGACGCCACCGTTAGGATCCGAACGACCGCCATCATTGAAGAGGTGCGGAAGAACGGCGACGAGGCGCTACGCCGCTTTGCCCGCGACTTTGATCGCGTCGCCCTCGCCTCGCTGGAAGTGCCGCGCGCGGCCTGGACCGAGGCCCTCGACCGCCTCGATCCCGGGCTCCGGCGCTCCCTCGAGCGGTCGGCCCGGAACATCGCGGCGGTACACGAGGCCTTCCGGCCGCAGGCCACGCACTGCTCGCCGGAGCCCGGGATCGTGGTCGGGCGCCGCCCCGACCCGCTCGCCCGGGTGGGGATTTATGCGCCCGGTGGGCGCGCCGCGTATCCCAGCTCGCTGCTCATGGGGGCCGTTCCGGCGCGGGTGGCCGACGTGGGTGAGGTCATCGTCTGCTCCCCGCCGGGCCCCGATGGGCGGCCGTCGGAAGTGGTGCTCGCCGCCGCCGCGCTCGCCGGCGTCGATCGCGTCTTCGCTCTGGGCGGCGCCGGCGCCATCGCCGCCATGGCCCTCGGCACGGCCACCGTGCCGCGCGTGGACCGCATCATGGGGCCCGGCAACGCCTGGGTCGCGGAAGCCAAGCTGCAGCTCGTCTCGCACGTGGCCATCGACTCGCCGGCCGGGCCGAGTGAGCTGCTCGTGCTGGCCGATGCGTCGGCCGATGCCACCGCGATCGCGCGCGAGATGATGGCGCAGGCCGAGCACGACCCCGATGCCGCGGTCATCACCGTGCTCGTGAAGAGCGCGGGTCCGGTGGGCGCGCTGGCGATCGCCATCGAGAAGGCGCTCGACGCGCAGCTCGCGACGGCACCGCGCGCGGACATCGTGCGCGCGAGTCTCGCCGCGCGGGGCGGCATCGTCTGGTTCGACACGCTCGCCGAAGGCATCGCCTTCGCGAATGAATGGGCCGCCGAGCATCTGCTGCTGGTGGTGAACGAGGCCGAACGCGCCGACACGCTCGCGCAGCTGCGCAGTGCCGGCACGATTTTCGTGGGCGCCTCCAGCTCGGTGGCCTACGGCGATTACATGACCGGCGCCAATCACGTGCTGCCCACCGCCGGCGCGGGCCGCTCGTACTCCGGGCTGTCCACACTCGACTTCGTGCGCTGGACCACCTGGCAGGAAGTCTCACCGGCCGCCGCCGCGGCACTCGCCGATGATGTGGGGCGCTTTGCCGACGCCGAAGGGCTGCCCGCACACGCGGCCGCCGCGCGGGCGTGGGAGGCGGCACGATGA
- a CDS encoding imidazoleglycerol-phosphate dehydratase: MTVVVRESKETKIRIAITEGTGVATVATGEPFLDHMLVAFARYAGVDLDVQASGDLRHHLIEDVAITLGQAVAAFTPAGCARYGERTVPMDDALVQVVLDLGGRPYYRGKLPSKLYEHFLRSFADNAKATLHVRVLRGFDRHHIVEAAIKGLGFCVRQALTETGAVFSTKGAVRLDITDARS; the protein is encoded by the coding sequence ATGACCGTCGTCGTTCGCGAGTCCAAGGAAACCAAGATCCGCATCGCCATCACCGAAGGCACCGGTGTCGCCACCGTCGCCACCGGCGAGCCGTTCCTCGATCACATGCTGGTCGCCTTCGCGCGCTATGCTGGTGTGGACCTCGACGTGCAGGCCAGCGGCGACCTGCGGCATCATCTCATCGAAGACGTCGCCATCACGCTTGGCCAGGCGGTCGCGGCCTTCACGCCAGCCGGCTGCGCACGCTACGGCGAGCGCACGGTGCCCATGGACGATGCACTGGTGCAGGTCGTCCTCGACCTCGGCGGGCGCCCGTACTATCGCGGCAAGCTTCCGTCCAAGCTGTACGAACACTTCCTGCGCTCCTTTGCCGACAACGCCAAGGCTACGCTGCACGTGCGCGTGCTGCGCGGGTTCGACCGGCACCACATCGTGGAAGCGGCCATCAAGGGGCTTGGCTTCTGCGTGCGGCAGGCGCTCACCGAAACGGGCGCGGTGTTCAGCACCAAGGGCGCGGTGCGGCTCGACATCACCGACGCGCGGTCCTGA
- the hisA gene encoding 1-(5-phosphoribosyl)-5-[(5-phosphoribosylamino)methylideneamino]imidazole-4-carboxamide isomerase has translation MIAIPAVDLRGGHCVQLVGGDYDREQVRLDDPRGVARDWVDAGFNRLHIVDLDAATGRGANSEVIRDLLRESPVPVQVGGGVRDEARIERLLEEGATWVVVGTRAVEDEDWRAEMAHHFPGRLIIAADVRERLVVTKGWAETSRLDVVDFMTELRDLPLAGVLVTAVHREGQMQGTDLPLMEDVAEASAWPVFASGGVTSLEDMRALDHRGLAGAVLGMALYTGAIDPRRLAEEFGA, from the coding sequence ATGATCGCAATTCCGGCGGTGGACCTGCGTGGTGGCCACTGCGTGCAGCTCGTGGGCGGCGATTACGACCGCGAACAGGTGCGGCTCGATGATCCGCGCGGTGTCGCGCGTGATTGGGTCGATGCCGGCTTCAATCGGTTGCACATCGTGGATCTCGATGCCGCCACCGGCCGCGGCGCGAACAGCGAAGTGATTCGCGACCTGCTGCGCGAAAGCCCGGTCCCGGTGCAGGTCGGCGGGGGCGTGCGCGACGAAGCCCGCATCGAGCGGCTGCTCGAAGAAGGCGCGACCTGGGTAGTCGTCGGCACGCGCGCGGTGGAAGACGAAGACTGGCGCGCCGAGATGGCGCATCACTTCCCGGGGCGGCTCATCATCGCCGCCGATGTGCGCGAGCGGTTGGTCGTCACGAAGGGGTGGGCGGAAACGTCGCGGCTGGACGTCGTGGATTTCATGACCGAGCTGCGCGATCTGCCGCTCGCCGGCGTGCTGGTCACGGCCGTGCATCGCGAAGGGCAGATGCAGGGCACCGACCTGCCCCTCATGGAAGACGTCGCCGAGGCGAGCGCGTGGCCCGTCTTCGCGTCGGGGGGGGTGACAAGTCTGGAAGACATGCGGGCGCTCGATCATCGCGGCCTGGCTGGCGCGGTGCTGGGCATGGCACTCTACACGGGCGCGATCGATCCGCGCCGACTGGCCGAGGAGTTCGGAGCATGA
- a CDS encoding cupredoxin domain-containing protein, whose product MRFLGFAVVTGAAIVLGACGGGEKAATDTAAAAGASAAAAPAAEAPAAAPAAGAMAPITGTTHEIKMIGDGTGYKFEPAELTIKAGDGVKFVMVTGGPHNVAFDPAAVPAAAKAQLSANMPEQSGELSGKMLLNANETYTISFAGIPAGTYDFHCTPHLAMNMKGKITVQ is encoded by the coding sequence ATGCGGTTTCTCGGCTTTGCGGTGGTGACCGGCGCGGCGATCGTGCTCGGCGCGTGCGGTGGTGGTGAGAAGGCGGCGACGGATACGGCCGCGGCGGCTGGCGCTTCGGCGGCGGCGGCTCCGGCGGCGGAAGCCCCGGCGGCGGCTCCGGCCGCGGGTGCGATGGCCCCGATCACGGGCACGACGCACGAAATCAAGATGATCGGCGACGGCACGGGCTATAAGTTCGAGCCCGCCGAACTGACGATCAAGGCCGGCGACGGCGTGAAGTTCGTCATGGTGACGGGTGGCCCGCACAACGTCGCGTTCGACCCGGCCGCCGTGCCGGCCGCCGCGAAGGCGCAGCTCTCGGCCAACATGCCGGAGCAGTCGGGCGAGCTGTCGGGCAAGATGCTCCTCAACGCCAACGAGACGTACACGATCTCGTTCGCGGGCATCCCGGCTGGCACGTACGATTTCCACTGCACGCCGCACCTCGCCATGAACATGAAGGGCAAGATCACCGTCCAGTAA
- the hisF gene encoding imidazole glycerol phosphate synthase subunit HisF, whose amino-acid sequence MLTRRVIVCLDVKGGRVVKGVNFVGLRDVGDPVALSERYELEGADEITFLDISASAEERATLLDVARRTAERLFIPLTIGGGVRTAEDVARALRAGADKVSLNSAAVTNPQVLTEAADRFGAQCVVASIDAKQNADGVYKVWVKGGREETPLEAVAWAQECVARGAGEILLTSIDRDGARTGYDLEITRAVANAVNVPVIASGGAGTAQHLVDAVQQANADAVLVAGILHDGLTTVHALKDAMRAAGLVVREYSEV is encoded by the coding sequence ATGCTGACGCGACGTGTGATCGTCTGCCTGGATGTGAAGGGCGGGCGCGTGGTGAAAGGCGTGAACTTCGTGGGGCTCCGCGATGTGGGCGACCCGGTGGCGCTCTCCGAGCGCTACGAGCTCGAAGGCGCCGACGAAATCACCTTTCTCGACATCTCGGCGAGCGCCGAAGAACGCGCCACGCTGCTCGACGTGGCGCGTCGCACGGCCGAGCGGCTGTTCATCCCGCTGACGATCGGCGGGGGTGTGCGCACGGCCGAGGATGTCGCCCGCGCCCTGCGCGCCGGCGCCGACAAGGTGTCGCTCAACTCGGCGGCGGTCACCAATCCGCAGGTGCTCACCGAAGCGGCCGATCGCTTCGGTGCGCAATGCGTGGTCGCGAGCATCGATGCCAAGCAGAACGCCGACGGCGTCTACAAGGTGTGGGTGAAGGGCGGTCGTGAGGAAACGCCGCTCGAAGCGGTCGCCTGGGCGCAGGAGTGCGTCGCGCGCGGCGCCGGCGAGATCCTGCTCACCAGCATCGATCGCGACGGCGCCCGCACGGGCTACGACCTCGAGATCACCCGCGCGGTGGCCAACGCCGTGAACGTCCCCGTCATCGCCAGCGGCGGCGCCGGCACCGCGCAGCATCTGGTGGACGCGGTCCAGCAGGCCAACGCCGATGCCGTACTCGTTGCCGGCATTCTGCATGACGGGCTGACGACGGTGCATGCGCTCAAGGATGCGATGCGCGCGGCGGGGCTGGTGGTGCGCGAGTATTCGGAGGTCTGA